A genome region from Natronosalvus rutilus includes the following:
- a CDS encoding DUF1028 domain-containing protein, protein MTFSICATVDGSHGVAIATKAIAVGSTAPFVCRKGAVCTQATTSTPLGVRAVRALEAGATVEDAVESQLADDPDAAVRQVHGVDAGGDTVAVTGSECVPVAGDLEGEGYTVAGNMLESADVLAVMADTFESSSGEPLDRRLLDALRAGEDAGGDKRGEHAQSAALRVFDPDDPRLAHDLRVDEHDDAVAELERIHDLATTVGNEWEEAYPRANVQRYPKRNSQ, encoded by the coding sequence GTGACGTTCTCCATCTGCGCGACGGTCGACGGCAGTCACGGCGTCGCAATCGCGACGAAGGCCATCGCCGTCGGATCGACCGCGCCGTTCGTCTGCAGGAAGGGGGCCGTCTGCACGCAGGCGACGACCAGCACGCCTCTCGGAGTGCGAGCGGTCCGGGCCCTCGAGGCAGGAGCGACCGTCGAGGACGCCGTCGAGTCCCAACTCGCGGACGACCCCGACGCCGCCGTTCGGCAGGTTCACGGCGTCGACGCTGGCGGCGACACGGTCGCGGTGACCGGTTCGGAGTGCGTCCCCGTCGCCGGTGACCTCGAGGGGGAGGGGTACACCGTCGCAGGCAACATGCTCGAATCGGCGGACGTACTGGCGGTTATGGCCGATACGTTCGAATCCTCGAGTGGGGAACCCCTGGATCGGCGACTCCTGGACGCTCTTCGGGCAGGCGAGGACGCTGGGGGCGACAAACGCGGCGAGCACGCCCAGAGCGCTGCCCTGCGCGTGTTCGACCCCGACGACCCCCGTCTCGCTCACGACCTCCGGGTCGACGAGCACGACGACGCGGTCGCGGAACTCGAGCGGATTCACGATCTGGCGACGACCGTGGGAAACGAGTGGGAAGAAGCGTATCCTCGAGCGAACGTACAGCGATATCCCAAGCGTAATTCACAGTAG
- a CDS encoding DUF726 domain-containing protein yields the protein MPPRHTRDYGTTDRPVSRRTVLRGLGVSAVGIGTLGAATSSVQAGKGDSCEDPPMDFPRVSTRGHFDTNWYGSVYVTDGNTDTNYDLAGDPIPGLGQPAAGELLIHAHGWNNDHEGGVCSTSTAANTFDLEGYDHPVVGYTWDADYGWYNATEIAERNGAKFASFLVDYRAQNPDVTLRLCSHSLGARVALSAVATLSSWGYNGLLESVTLLGGAAADDAPSLEGSYGSAIASATGRLDNFWMNDDAVLDWAYGTAEMGTAIGATTIDGTPPWNYTDHNVDYVPDHFTHYKPDGCIHEVVATF from the coding sequence ATGCCACCACGACACACGAGAGATTATGGCACGACCGATCGACCTGTTTCGCGACGAACTGTCCTCCGCGGTCTCGGCGTCTCTGCCGTCGGTATTGGCACGCTTGGCGCGGCGACGTCGTCCGTCCAGGCGGGGAAAGGCGATTCCTGTGAGGACCCGCCGATGGACTTCCCGCGCGTGAGCACTCGAGGCCACTTCGACACGAACTGGTACGGGAGCGTCTACGTCACCGACGGAAACACCGACACGAACTACGACCTCGCGGGCGATCCGATCCCTGGACTCGGCCAACCGGCGGCCGGAGAACTCCTGATCCACGCCCACGGCTGGAACAACGACCACGAGGGCGGCGTCTGCTCGACCAGCACCGCCGCAAACACGTTCGACCTCGAGGGCTACGATCACCCGGTCGTCGGCTACACCTGGGACGCCGACTACGGCTGGTACAACGCAACGGAAATTGCCGAACGAAACGGAGCAAAGTTCGCGAGTTTCCTGGTCGACTATCGTGCTCAGAACCCTGACGTGACGCTCAGGCTCTGTTCGCACTCCCTCGGCGCTCGAGTCGCCCTCAGCGCGGTTGCGACGCTCTCGTCGTGGGGCTACAACGGCCTCCTCGAGAGCGTGACCCTCCTGGGTGGTGCCGCCGCCGACGACGCACCTTCGCTTGAGGGCAGTTACGGTTCCGCGATCGCGAGCGCGACTGGTCGCCTCGACAACTTCTGGATGAACGACGACGCCGTGCTCGACTGGGCCTACGGCACTGCCGAGATGGGGACCGCAATCGGTGCGACGACGATCGATGGTACACCGCCGTGGAACTACACCGATCACAACGTCGACTACGTTCCGGATCACTTCACCCACTACAAGCCCGACGGGTGCATCCACGAGGTCGTCGCGACGTTCTGA
- a CDS encoding ribonuclease J, producing MEIEIATIGGYEEVGRQMTAVRAGNDVVIFDMGLNLSQVLIHDNVETERMHSLDLIDMGAIPDDRIMSDLEGDVQAIVPTHGHLDHIGAISKLAHRYDAPVVATPFTIELVKQQIESEQKFGVENDLVKMDPGESMTIGDHGCELEFVNVTHSIIDAINPVLHTPEGAIVYGLDKRMDHTPVIGDPIDMKRFREIGREGEGVLCYIEDCTNANKKGRTPSENVAREHLRDVLYSIEDYDGGIVATTFSSHIARVKSLVEFADDIGRQPVLLGRSMEKYSGTAERLDFIDFPSDLGMFGHRKSVDRTFKRIMNEGKENFLPVVTGHQGEPRAMLTRMARGETPYELDDGDKVVFSARVIPEPTNEGQRYQAEKLLGMQGARIYDDIHVSGHLNQEGHYAMLDALQPQHIVPAHQDLKGLSGYVKLCEGEGYHMGRDVHVSRNGNLIQLVD from the coding sequence ATGGAAATCGAAATTGCAACCATCGGCGGTTACGAAGAAGTTGGACGGCAGATGACTGCCGTTCGCGCAGGAAACGACGTCGTCATCTTCGACATGGGTCTGAACCTCTCGCAGGTTCTCATCCACGACAACGTCGAGACCGAACGCATGCACAGCCTCGACCTGATCGACATGGGCGCCATCCCCGACGATCGGATCATGAGCGACCTCGAGGGCGACGTCCAGGCGATCGTCCCCACCCACGGTCACCTCGACCACATCGGCGCGATCTCGAAGCTCGCCCACCGCTACGACGCCCCCGTCGTCGCGACGCCGTTCACGATCGAACTGGTCAAACAGCAGATCGAGAGCGAGCAGAAGTTTGGCGTCGAGAACGACCTGGTCAAGATGGACCCCGGCGAGTCGATGACCATCGGGGACCACGGCTGTGAACTCGAGTTCGTCAACGTCACCCACTCGATCATCGACGCGATCAACCCCGTGCTCCACACGCCTGAGGGCGCCATCGTCTACGGCCTGGACAAGCGCATGGACCACACGCCGGTCATCGGCGACCCCATCGACATGAAACGCTTCCGCGAGATCGGGCGCGAGGGCGAAGGCGTCCTCTGTTACATCGAGGACTGCACCAACGCGAACAAGAAGGGCCGAACCCCCTCCGAGAACGTCGCTCGCGAACACCTGCGTGACGTCCTCTACAGCATCGAGGACTACGACGGCGGCATCGTCGCCACCACGTTCTCCTCACACATCGCTCGCGTGAAGAGTCTCGTCGAGTTCGCCGACGACATCGGCCGCCAGCCCGTTCTACTCGGGCGCTCGATGGAGAAGTACTCTGGCACTGCGGAACGACTCGACTTCATCGACTTCCCGTCGGACCTCGGGATGTTCGGCCACCGCAAGTCCGTGGACCGGACGTTCAAGCGAATCATGAACGAGGGCAAGGAGAACTTCCTGCCAGTCGTGACGGGCCACCAGGGCGAACCCCGCGCGATGCTCACGCGCATGGCTCGGGGCGAGACCCCCTACGAACTGGACGACGGCGACAAAGTCGTCTTCTCCGCCCGCGTCATCCCCGAGCCGACCAACGAGGGTCAGCGCTACCAGGCCGAAAAACTGCTCGGCATGCAGGGCGCACGCATCTACGACGACATCCACGTTTCCGGCCACCTCAATCAGGAGGGTCACTACGCGATGCTCGACGCGCTCCAGCCCCAGCACATCGTCCCGGCTCACCAGGATCTCAAGGGACTTTCCGGCTACGTCAAGCTCTGTGAAGGCGAGGGGTACCATATGGGCCGTGACGTCCACGTCTCGCGCAACGGCAACCTGATCCAGCTTGTCGACTGA
- the idsA3 gene encoding geranylfarnesyl diphosphate synthase, with protein sequence MTSPEAREKAVLEAVGERRELVNEAIPEELPITRPERLYEASRYLLDAGGKRLRPTVLLATGEALADVEPLSTPYREFPTVEGPSKTVDLMAAAVSVEVIQSFTLIHDDIMDDDDLRRGVPAVHKAYDLETAILAGDTLYSKAFEIMLETGAESDRTVQALHVLANTCTQICEGQSLDVSFESREDVTPEEYLEMVEQKTAILYAASAALPAILLGADQDTVDALYGYGLDVGRAFQIQDDVLDLTVPSEKLGKQRGSDLVENKQTLITVHAREQGVDVESLVDTTDVDAVTEAEIDDAVATLEDSGSISYANDKARDLVDRGKNRLEVLPDNEARELLLQVADYLIERGY encoded by the coding sequence ATGACATCACCCGAGGCACGCGAGAAAGCGGTGCTCGAGGCCGTCGGCGAGCGACGCGAACTCGTCAACGAGGCCATCCCCGAAGAGCTACCGATCACGCGGCCAGAACGTCTCTACGAGGCGTCCCGATACCTGCTCGACGCTGGCGGCAAGCGGCTTCGGCCGACGGTCCTGCTGGCCACCGGGGAAGCACTCGCCGACGTCGAGCCACTGTCGACGCCCTACCGGGAGTTCCCGACGGTCGAGGGACCGTCCAAGACCGTCGACCTCATGGCCGCCGCGGTCAGCGTCGAGGTCATCCAGTCGTTCACGCTCATCCACGACGACATCATGGACGACGACGACCTCCGACGCGGCGTCCCCGCCGTCCACAAGGCCTACGACCTCGAGACGGCGATTCTCGCGGGCGATACGCTGTACTCGAAGGCCTTCGAGATCATGCTCGAGACGGGTGCCGAATCCGACCGAACGGTGCAGGCGCTGCACGTCCTCGCGAACACCTGCACGCAGATCTGTGAGGGACAGTCACTCGACGTGAGCTTCGAATCGCGCGAGGACGTCACGCCCGAGGAGTACCTCGAGATGGTCGAGCAGAAGACCGCCATCCTCTACGCAGCCTCGGCGGCGCTCCCGGCAATCTTGCTGGGGGCCGACCAGGACACCGTCGACGCACTCTACGGCTACGGACTCGACGTCGGGCGTGCCTTCCAGATCCAGGACGACGTGCTCGACCTGACCGTCCCCAGCGAAAAGCTCGGCAAGCAACGCGGGAGCGACCTCGTCGAGAACAAACAGACGCTCATCACGGTCCACGCCCGCGAGCAGGGCGTCGACGTCGAGTCGCTGGTCGACACCACCGACGTCGACGCCGTTACCGAGGCCGAGATCGACGACGCCGTCGCCACGCTCGAGGACTCCGGGTCGATCTCCTACGCGAACGACAAGGCGCGCGACCTCGTCGACCGCGGGAAGAACCGCCTCGAGGTGCTCCCCGACAACGAAGCTCGTGAATTGCTCCTCCAGGTTGCCGATTACCTGATCGAGCGCGGCTACTGA